The Porites lutea chromosome 7, jaPorLute2.1, whole genome shotgun sequence genome includes the window AGGACTTCCACTCAAATAATGTGTTAACAAGTTAAACTAAGGCAATACTTAAGGGCtaaaaagtcagaaaatagAACTTACCTGGTCATGGGACTGTTGATGTGAGGGAAATGCTTTTGACTTTTGGGATGAAATGGCGGCGGAAGCGCCATGCCTGTTCCCCATCTCGGGTAAATACTTCTGCTTGGAAAACCTTTAGAGGGAAGCATCTGCCTGAGAGTCGACCACTCCTCGCATCTTGTTGCTTGAGAAGAAGGGTACCACTTTTCCTCTTCCAAATGTcgtgaaaatgttttcaaagaagGTTGTGTTTCGCGTGCCCAGTGTTCAGGGACGGTGGTGGCGACTGGTGGATCGCAGATAAATTTAGACCTCTGTACCGGCGCATTACTTCTGAGATCCTGGGGATCGTGTCTTTTGTTCACCCACACTACATCGTTGTTATCTGGTCGTATTTTAGCGGTAGATTTGTAGCCAAAAAGCATTCCGCCAAGTGACTCCGCAGCCATGTCTGAAATTACTTCGCGCAATAAGCTGTTGTAACTGTCTGGTTGCTAAGCAACAGATTAGTCCCTTGTCACCGGAAGTTCCGATCGTCAATTAAAAGATGCTTTAAAAAGTCTTCAATTCTACAAGTCATCTATGAAAAATACTATTACTTGCACATTTGAAGATTAAGTACCACATAATTCAAAACATGTTCAAGGGCCGTCCTTTCATGGGGAGGTTGATTTGCGATGTTAGAGTTGTTGCGCCTGAGCGTAATATCTATCTACCATTTATTTGCCTCCATTACAATGATTAATAACTCCTGCAACCAAAGAAAACCGTTATAAGTGCTTGCATTGTGATAAACGATTCACCGAGTCAATAGTCTCCTTCGTAGCCGTTTTTAGGCAGCCTTGGATTAGCTAGGGTAACGTGGACCATGGATAATCCATGGTGTAGGCAAATGTCCccgagttgatttcttggggaccgcactcaagttaagaaagagaaagaaaacttcGTAGTCTCTTTTTTGCGGCCTCTATAAAACGTGGAGTTAGACATTTTCACGTCTCTTAGTCGTGCAGtgagggcaaagaaatgtgatGATGATGCACTTGAAAAGTTGTTTTTCGCTCAATAAAACTATAGCTTTTTTAACGTACACGTTGCCGTCGCCATTGTCTCCCTACTTTC containing:
- the LOC140943038 gene encoding uncharacterized protein codes for the protein MAAESLGGMLFGYKSTAKIRPDNNDVVWVNKRHDPQDLRSNAPVQRSKFICDPPVATTVPEHWARETQPSLKTFSRHLEEEKWYPSSQATRCEEWSTLRQMLPSKGFPSRSIYPRWGTGMALPPPFHPKSQKHFPHINSPMTRYVDDMHLTNRLFKLH